One genomic segment of Terriglobia bacterium includes these proteins:
- the sucB gene encoding 2-oxoglutarate dehydrogenase, E2 component, dihydrolipoamide succinyltransferase: protein MPTDVVMPQMGESIFEGTITKWLKKPGDKVQRDEPLFEISTDKVDAEIPAPASGVLKEIKIKEGATVQVNTVVGVIDAEGAAAVAAPAVPAPAPAKAAAAPPAAKAPAPQAPAAQAPAPQAAAPSGNGGPGIDVVMPQMGESIFEGTITKWLKKIGDKVQRDEPLFEISTDKVDAEIPAPSTGVLREIKVKEGSTVQVNTVVAVIGGAGTVIGGAGTTVGGAGALAGAPAAAPAPVVQQPVAQPQAVAAQAPPQRVAAAPAPAVHREGEHVRSSPLVRRIARENNVDLGGVAGTGLGGRISKTDILNFIQQHGPGSAAPARAAVAVPAPQAAPMQPAQRAAAPAPVYQELSGELVPMTPMRKKIAERMVESRRTSAHVHSIFKVDMTRVVKLREKIRKQWEARHGVKLTYMPFIAKAMMHGIRLKPIINASVIGDGIQYHKNINIGIAVALEWGLIVPVVKGAENLSFVGLQRAIVDLGERARSKKLLPDDVQGGTITITNPGIYGPQFGTPIILQPQVAILGMGGIFKEPVVVTDDQGNDSIAIRHIIRLVLGYDHRVVDGADADQFLVAVRDYLENFDDDIG from the coding sequence ATGCCAACTGACGTAGTTATGCCCCAGATGGGCGAGTCAATTTTTGAAGGAACCATCACCAAGTGGCTCAAAAAGCCCGGTGACAAAGTCCAGCGCGACGAGCCGCTGTTTGAAATCTCCACCGACAAAGTGGACGCGGAGATCCCCGCGCCGGCCAGCGGCGTGCTCAAGGAAATCAAGATCAAAGAAGGCGCCACCGTGCAGGTGAACACCGTGGTCGGCGTGATTGACGCTGAAGGCGCGGCGGCCGTTGCCGCTCCGGCAGTGCCAGCTCCAGCGCCTGCCAAGGCAGCGGCTGCGCCTCCGGCGGCCAAAGCTCCCGCGCCGCAAGCTCCAGCCGCACAAGCGCCAGCGCCGCAGGCGGCAGCCCCCAGCGGGAACGGCGGGCCGGGCATCGATGTGGTCATGCCGCAGATGGGCGAATCCATTTTTGAAGGCACGATTACCAAGTGGCTCAAGAAAATCGGCGACAAAGTGCAGCGCGACGAGCCGCTGTTTGAAATATCCACTGACAAAGTGGACGCCGAGATCCCCGCGCCCAGTACCGGTGTCCTGCGCGAAATCAAAGTCAAAGAGGGTTCCACCGTCCAGGTGAACACGGTGGTGGCAGTGATCGGCGGAGCAGGAACAGTGATTGGCGGAGCAGGAACAACGGTCGGCGGAGCAGGCGCGCTGGCAGGCGCTCCGGCTGCAGCCCCTGCGCCAGTCGTGCAGCAGCCCGTCGCCCAGCCTCAGGCCGTGGCCGCGCAAGCTCCACCTCAACGGGTTGCTGCGGCACCCGCACCGGCAGTCCATCGCGAGGGCGAACACGTTCGATCTTCACCGCTGGTCCGCCGCATCGCGCGTGAGAACAACGTTGACCTGGGCGGCGTCGCGGGAACCGGCCTGGGCGGACGCATCAGCAAGACGGACATCCTGAACTTCATCCAGCAGCATGGCCCAGGGAGCGCCGCTCCAGCGCGCGCCGCCGTTGCCGTACCCGCGCCGCAAGCCGCGCCGATGCAGCCCGCACAACGGGCCGCCGCGCCGGCGCCGGTCTATCAGGAGCTCAGCGGCGAACTGGTCCCCATGACGCCCATGCGCAAGAAGATTGCCGAGCGCATGGTGGAATCGCGCCGCACCAGCGCGCACGTCCACAGCATTTTCAAAGTGGACATGACGCGCGTGGTCAAGCTGCGCGAAAAAATACGCAAGCAGTGGGAAGCGCGCCACGGCGTGAAGCTGACGTATATGCCGTTCATCGCCAAGGCGATGATGCACGGTATCCGGCTCAAGCCCATCATCAATGCATCGGTGATCGGCGACGGCATTCAATATCACAAGAACATCAACATCGGCATTGCCGTGGCCCTGGAGTGGGGCCTGATCGTGCCGGTGGTCAAAGGCGCGGAGAACCTGAGTTTCGTCGGCCTGCAGCGGGCCATCGTGGATCTGGGCGAGCGCGCCCGCAGCAAGAAGCTGCTGCCTGACGACGTCCAGGGCGGCACCATCACCATCACCAACCCGGGAATCTACGGGCCGCAGTTCGGGACGCCCATCATCCTGCAGCCCCAGGTGGCCATTCTGGGTATGGGCGGCATTTTCAAAGAACCGGTGGTGGTGACCGACGACCAGGGCAATGACTCCATCGCCATCCGGCACATCATCCGCCTGGTGCTGGGCTACGATCACCGGGTTGTGGACGGCGCCGACGCCGACCAATTCCTGGTTGCGGTGCGGGATTATTTGGAAAACTTTGATGACGACATTGGGTGA
- a CDS encoding EVE domain-containing protein — protein MHYLLKTEPSEYSFADLQKSDTTIWDGVSNPVALKNLRAMEKGDKLVIYHTGEERQAVGTATVESVDPSDPKNPRVKIKAGKAIATPRTLAEIKAVKLFADSPLVRQGRLSVVPLTSEQYAWLTGR, from the coding sequence ATGCACTACCTCCTCAAAACCGAACCCTCGGAATACAGCTTCGCCGACCTGCAAAAGAGCGACACCACCATCTGGGACGGCGTGAGCAACCCGGTTGCGCTGAAGAACCTGCGCGCGATGGAAAAAGGCGACAAGCTGGTGATCTACCACACGGGCGAGGAGCGCCAGGCTGTGGGCACGGCGACGGTCGAGTCGGTGGACCCGTCTGATCCCAAGAACCCGCGGGTCAAGATCAAGGCGGGCAAGGCCATCGCCACGCCGCGCACGCTGGCGGAGATCAAGGCCGTAAAGCTATTTGCTGATTCACCGCTGGTCCGCCAAGGACGGTTGTCCGTGGTCCCCCTGACCAGCGAGCAGTATGCGTGGCTGACAGGAAGATAA
- a CDS encoding CocE/NonD family hydrolase, whose translation MTLMNRVRTSTLLVVALLTLICLPLPAQTKEPSAPPQYPNFPSETPDDLKPATASFDHERREVMVPMRDGVKLHTVVLVPRSATKAKPAAILLTRTPYSADELTTHAHSSHLGPALWGYDNATEVIVEGGYIRVVQDVRGKYGSEGDYVMNRPLHGPQNPTPVDHATDTYDTIDWLVKNVPECNGKVGILGISYDGFLPLMALVNPHPALKVAVPMNPMVDGWRGDDWFHNGAFRQQNMPYIYEQVGTRKNDARWWSGNFDDYDLYMQSGSAGELGKLHGLEQIGFWRKVLEHPSYDAFWRDQAVDKILAAQPLKVPVMLVDSLWDQEDIYGAIAVYKAIKPKDASNDKVFLVIGPWHHGQEIGDGSKLGALRFGTDTGLYFRRQILRPFLDQYLKDDAPKADVPPVSAFETGTNTWRRLPAWPAGCASGCTVKPTPFYLREGFKLGVNAPTEMSFPAFDQYISDPAKPVPFRARPTRPVGYDIEKGLTWPLWLVDDQREASGRPDVLSFTSDVLTAPIKISGQPVANLVASTSGTDADWVVKVIDVYPDEVAGQPEMGGYQLAVSMDIFRGRYRESLETPKAITPDTPLLYRFELPTVNHVFLPGHRIMVQVQSSWFPLYDRNPQTFVPNIFWAKPGDYKMATQHIWHSHQPGMASYVELPVVSGP comes from the coding sequence ATGACATTGATGAACCGCGTAAGGACGTCAACCTTGCTCGTTGTCGCGCTCCTGACACTTATCTGCCTGCCGTTGCCGGCGCAGACGAAGGAGCCAAGCGCACCGCCGCAGTATCCCAACTTTCCCAGCGAGACCCCCGACGATCTGAAGCCGGCCACCGCCAGCTTTGATCATGAGCGTCGTGAGGTGATGGTCCCCATGCGCGACGGCGTGAAGCTGCACACGGTGGTGCTGGTGCCACGCAGCGCCACCAAGGCAAAACCGGCCGCCATCCTGCTCACGCGCACGCCGTACAGCGCTGACGAGCTCACCACGCATGCGCACAGCTCCCATCTGGGCCCGGCGCTCTGGGGCTATGACAACGCCACCGAAGTGATCGTGGAAGGGGGATATATTCGCGTGGTTCAGGACGTGCGCGGCAAATACGGGTCTGAAGGCGACTACGTGATGAACCGTCCGCTGCACGGGCCGCAGAACCCCACGCCGGTGGACCATGCCACCGACACCTACGACACCATTGACTGGCTGGTGAAGAACGTGCCCGAATGCAACGGCAAGGTGGGCATCCTGGGGATTTCGTATGACGGATTTCTGCCGCTGATGGCGCTGGTGAATCCGCATCCGGCGCTCAAGGTGGCCGTCCCCATGAACCCCATGGTGGATGGCTGGCGCGGCGACGACTGGTTCCACAATGGCGCGTTTCGACAGCAGAACATGCCCTACATCTACGAACAGGTGGGGACGCGCAAGAACGACGCCAGGTGGTGGAGCGGCAACTTTGATGACTACGATCTCTACATGCAATCCGGTTCAGCAGGCGAACTGGGAAAGCTTCACGGACTGGAGCAGATCGGGTTCTGGCGCAAGGTGCTTGAGCATCCCAGCTATGACGCTTTCTGGCGCGACCAGGCGGTGGACAAGATTCTTGCCGCCCAGCCGCTGAAAGTCCCGGTCATGCTGGTGGACAGCCTGTGGGACCAGGAAGATATCTACGGCGCCATCGCCGTGTACAAAGCCATCAAGCCGAAAGACGCGAGCAACGACAAAGTTTTTCTGGTGATCGGCCCGTGGCACCACGGTCAGGAAATCGGGGACGGCAGCAAGCTGGGCGCGTTGCGCTTCGGCACCGATACCGGGCTGTATTTCCGCCGGCAGATCCTGCGTCCGTTTCTCGACCAATATCTGAAAGATGACGCACCCAAGGCCGACGTGCCTCCCGTGTCAGCCTTTGAAACCGGCACCAACACGTGGCGACGGCTTCCGGCATGGCCCGCCGGCTGCGCCAGCGGCTGCACCGTAAAGCCCACGCCATTCTATTTGCGCGAGGGTTTCAAGCTCGGGGTGAATGCTCCGACAGAGATGAGTTTTCCAGCGTTTGACCAATACATTTCTGATCCGGCCAAGCCGGTGCCGTTCCGCGCGCGGCCGACAAGGCCGGTGGGTTATGACATTGAGAAAGGTCTGACCTGGCCGCTGTGGCTGGTTGACGACCAGCGCGAGGCGTCAGGGCGCCCCGATGTACTGTCCTTTACCTCAGACGTGCTGACCGCGCCAATCAAGATCAGCGGGCAGCCCGTCGCCAATTTGGTGGCCTCCACCAGCGGCACGGATGCTGACTGGGTGGTGAAGGTGATTGACGTGTATCCCGACGAAGTGGCCGGTCAGCCGGAGATGGGCGGCTACCAACTGGCGGTGTCCATGGACATTTTCCGCGGACGCTATCGTGAGAGCCTGGAAACGCCCAAGGCCATTACTCCCGATACGCCGCTGCTCTACCGCTTTGAACTTCCCACGGTCAACCACGTCTTCCTGCCCGGCCACCGCATCATGGTGCAGGTGCAGTCCAGCTGGTTCCCGCTCTATGACCGCAATCCGCAGACGTTTGTCCCCAATATCTTCTGGGCCAAGCCGGGAGATTACAAAATGGCCACACAGCATATCTGGCATTCGCACCAGCCCGGCATGGCCAGCTATGTGGAGTTGCCGGTAGTGAGCGGGCCGTAG
- a CDS encoding alpha-ketoacid dehydrogenase subunit beta, whose amino-acid sequence MAQATYLEAIRQGLWEEMESDPTVFCIGEDIGIYGGAFKVTDGFVHHFGPARVIDTPIAESAIVGAAFGACLTGLRPVCEFQFMDFIGCAFNQIVNMVAKSHYRWGAPAPLVLRGPCGGGVHGGPFHSQNPEMYFVHTPGMKVVAPATPADAKGLIKSAIRDNNPVLFLEHKFLYRRIKDEVPDGDYTVPIGRARLHREGRDLSIITYAAMVHTAQEAADILAKEGIEVEILDLRTLSPLDRPAIAETVKKTNKVILLHEDTRTGGLAGEIAAIINEEAFDDLDGPIVRITALDTPVPFSPPLEHFFLPKVEDVVREARKLHAY is encoded by the coding sequence ATGGCCCAAGCCACTTATCTCGAAGCAATCCGGCAGGGACTCTGGGAAGAGATGGAGTCTGACCCCACGGTCTTCTGCATCGGCGAAGACATCGGCATCTACGGCGGTGCGTTCAAAGTGACGGACGGCTTCGTCCACCACTTTGGCCCCGCGCGGGTGATTGATACGCCCATTGCTGAATCAGCCATCGTCGGCGCAGCGTTTGGCGCCTGCCTAACCGGCCTGCGCCCGGTGTGCGAATTCCAGTTCATGGATTTCATCGGCTGCGCTTTCAACCAGATCGTGAACATGGTGGCCAAGTCGCATTACCGCTGGGGCGCTCCTGCTCCGCTGGTGCTGCGCGGACCCTGTGGAGGCGGCGTGCACGGCGGGCCGTTTCATTCGCAAAATCCGGAAATGTATTTCGTACACACGCCGGGGATGAAGGTGGTCGCGCCGGCCACGCCCGCCGACGCCAAAGGGCTGATCAAGTCCGCCATTCGCGACAACAACCCCGTGCTTTTCCTGGAACACAAGTTCCTCTATCGCCGCATTAAGGATGAAGTCCCCGACGGCGACTACACCGTGCCCATCGGCAGAGCGCGTTTGCATCGCGAGGGCCGCGACCTGAGCATCATTACCTATGCAGCGATGGTCCACACCGCGCAGGAAGCCGCGGACATCCTGGCCAAGGAAGGAATCGAAGTCGAGATTCTCGATCTGCGGACTCTCTCTCCGCTCGACCGCCCGGCCATCGCCGAGACGGTGAAGAAGACCAACAAGGTCATCCTGCTGCACGAAGACACGCGCACCGGCGGACTGGCCGGCGAAATTGCCGCCATCATCAATGAAGAAGCCTTTGACGACCTGGACGGCCCCATCGTGCGCATCACCGCGCTCGACACGCCGGTGCCGTTCTCGCCGCCGCTGGAACATTTCTTTTTGCCGAAAGTGGAAGACGTGGTGCGGGAGGCGAGGAAACTGCACGCGTACTAA
- a CDS encoding thiamine pyrophosphate-dependent dehydrogenase E1 component subunit alpha has product MATKSKAAKTSRLKPVVKTASSNGRPRAKSPAVRVNQYGIPDWRLEQPEFEVREVASGEEVHYEISGKLNTPVPPIRESKYLNRDQHLELYRWMLMNRRMEVALENLYKQSKVVGGVYFGLGQEACSCASAFALGADDWFAPMIRNQGAQLVRGFHARDIMMQYMAKAGSPTHGKDGTSHYGDIEKRHMVAPISMLGDLLPVMAGVSLGARLQGKELACLTWIGDGGQSTGVSYEGINFAAVRKLGLVLIIESNLWAYSTPTEYQVNVKDLANRAIGYGMPGVIIDGTDACQVYDATHEAVERAHRGEGPTLIEAKLMRMKGHAIHDAAAYVPKEMHEFWRKRDCIDRFRKYLLEKKWLTPAQDAELIAGVEKELDAEREFAENSPMPEGHTAAEGVYCDGVCHAIKPKYGAPKKVRRSEGKLKESEAAIHFK; this is encoded by the coding sequence ATGGCCACCAAATCCAAAGCCGCCAAGACTTCGCGCCTGAAACCAGTTGTGAAGACCGCATCGTCGAACGGTCGTCCGCGCGCCAAATCTCCCGCCGTCCGCGTGAACCAGTACGGCATCCCTGACTGGCGGCTGGAGCAGCCGGAATTCGAAGTTCGCGAAGTGGCCAGCGGCGAGGAAGTCCATTACGAAATCAGCGGCAAGCTCAACACGCCGGTGCCGCCCATCCGCGAATCGAAGTACCTGAATAGAGATCAGCACCTGGAACTCTACCGCTGGATGCTCATGAACCGGCGCATGGAAGTGGCGCTGGAAAATCTCTACAAACAGAGCAAGGTGGTGGGCGGCGTGTACTTTGGCCTGGGACAGGAAGCCTGCTCCTGCGCTTCCGCCTTCGCGCTGGGTGCTGACGACTGGTTCGCACCGATGATCCGCAACCAGGGCGCGCAGCTCGTCCGCGGCTTTCATGCCCGCGACATCATGATGCAGTACATGGCCAAGGCCGGCTCGCCCACGCACGGCAAAGACGGCACGTCGCATTACGGCGACATCGAGAAGCGGCACATGGTGGCGCCCATTTCGATGCTTGGCGATCTGCTGCCGGTGATGGCCGGCGTTTCTTTGGGCGCGCGCCTGCAGGGAAAAGAACTGGCCTGCCTCACCTGGATCGGCGATGGCGGCCAATCCACCGGCGTGAGCTATGAAGGCATCAACTTTGCTGCCGTGCGCAAGCTGGGCCTGGTGCTGATCATCGAGAGCAATCTCTGGGCCTACTCCACGCCCACGGAATATCAGGTGAACGTAAAAGACCTGGCCAACCGCGCCATCGGCTACGGCATGCCCGGCGTGATCATTGACGGCACGGACGCCTGCCAGGTTTACGACGCGACCCATGAAGCCGTTGAGCGCGCGCATCGCGGTGAAGGGCCGACTCTGATCGAAGCCAAACTGATGCGCATGAAAGGCCACGCCATTCACGACGCCGCGGCCTACGTCCCCAAGGAAATGCACGAGTTCTGGCGCAAGCGCGACTGCATTGACCGCTTCCGGAAATATCTCCTTGAAAAGAAGTGGCTGACGCCCGCGCAAGACGCCGAGCTGATCGCCGGAGTGGAAAAAGAACTCGACGCCGAACGCGAGTTCGCTGAGAACTCGCCCATGCCGGAAGGCCACACCGCCGCCGAAGGCGTGTACTGCGACGGTGTCTGCCACGCCATCAAGCCGAAGTACGGTGCGCCGAAGAAAGTGCGGAGGAGTGAGGGCAAGTTGAAAGAGAGCGAGGCGGCGATACATTTCAAATAA
- the lipB gene encoding lipoyl(octanoyl) transferase LipB — protein MISVINVVWLGRVDYSTALDLQQTLVNLVKQGRIGHTLLLLEHPPVITLGRNASENNIVASREFLAAKGVERFETDRGGDVTFHGPGQLVGYPIFNLRGFEPRVGAVDFVRKLEEALIRTCGDLGVVTERIPGLTGVWTQDQTPAAPAPQGAPAARQAKIAAIGVHISRAVTSHGFALNVNTDLDYFKLIVPCGITDKPVTSLALELARLQPPRQVPALEDTAQMAARNFGRVFEAQTLWLESLDALLAGAPLADHHGAEEALPSNQDTPTKAPEPIRKLAGEEDIFLA, from the coding sequence ATGATAAGCGTGATCAACGTCGTATGGCTGGGCCGCGTGGATTATTCCACCGCGCTCGATCTGCAGCAGACGCTCGTCAACCTGGTCAAACAAGGCCGCATCGGCCATACGCTGCTGCTGCTGGAACATCCGCCGGTCATTACTCTGGGGCGCAACGCCAGCGAGAACAACATCGTGGCTTCGCGAGAGTTTCTTGCCGCCAAAGGCGTGGAGCGCTTCGAGACCGACCGCGGCGGCGACGTCACCTTCCACGGCCCCGGACAGCTCGTCGGCTACCCCATCTTCAATCTGCGGGGTTTCGAGCCCCGCGTGGGCGCGGTGGATTTTGTGCGCAAGCTGGAAGAAGCGCTCATCCGCACCTGCGGCGACCTGGGGGTTGTCACCGAACGCATTCCCGGCCTCACCGGGGTGTGGACGCAAGACCAGACGCCGGCAGCGCCTGCCCCACAAGGAGCGCCTGCGGCCCGACAGGCAAAGATTGCCGCCATCGGCGTGCACATCTCGCGCGCCGTCACCTCGCACGGTTTCGCGCTCAATGTGAATACGGACCTCGATTACTTCAAGCTGATCGTCCCCTGCGGCATCACCGATAAGCCGGTGACTTCATTGGCGCTGGAGCTTGCGCGTTTGCAGCCGCCGAGGCAAGTTCCCGCGCTGGAAGACACAGCGCAAATGGCAGCGCGCAATTTCGGACGCGTGTTTGAAGCGCAGACGCTGTGGCTGGAATCATTGGACGCCCTGCTGGCTGGGGCGCCACTTGCCGATCACCACGGCGCCGAAGAAGCCCTCCCATCAAACCAGGACACGCCGACCAAAGCGCCCGAGCCCATTCGCAAGCTGGCCGGCGAAGAAGATATTTTCTTGGCATAA
- the lpdA gene encoding dihydrolipoyl dehydrogenase, whose protein sequence is MPDTIYDVAIIGGGPGGYTAAFRAGQLGLKTCLIEKADKLGGTCLHVGCIPTKALLFHAEVYDHIKSAEKYGIDGLGAGKVNWKTIQDRKNQIVAKHTKGLDFLVRKNKVDRVLGFACLTGPAKAGVHTVEVTADGGAKSQIQAKNLVLATGSFARLLPGLQADDRILTNIEVLSLPAVPKSMIIIGSGAVGVEFASVYRSFGAEVTVIEMLPRLVPVEDEDVSKELLRSFKKKGINCFVNTKVEKVEKTKDGVSVSFTPQGEAPQKLEAEKVLIAVGRGPNTEKIGLEKLPNIKTERGYVHVNEWMETGEKSIYAIGDIVAGFPQLAHSGMMSGIVAVTRIAGKPAKPMNKLRIPGATYCEPQIGSVGLTEAKAKELGLQIKVGKFPFTANSKATILDQHEGFIKVIADAKYGEILGVHIIGPLATELIAEAVAVMELEGTVDDLMFTVHAHPTVSEGMLDAFSAVEGKAINA, encoded by the coding sequence TTGCCAGACACCATTTATGACGTTGCCATCATCGGCGGAGGTCCCGGCGGATACACCGCCGCCTTCCGCGCCGGCCAGCTTGGACTGAAAACCTGTCTGATTGAAAAAGCGGACAAGCTGGGCGGCACCTGCCTGCACGTGGGCTGCATTCCCACCAAGGCTCTGCTGTTTCACGCCGAAGTTTACGACCACATCAAGTCGGCGGAGAAGTACGGCATTGACGGCCTGGGCGCGGGCAAAGTGAACTGGAAAACCATCCAGGACCGCAAGAACCAGATCGTGGCCAAGCACACCAAGGGGCTGGACTTTCTTGTCCGCAAGAACAAAGTGGACCGCGTGCTCGGCTTCGCCTGTCTGACCGGCCCGGCGAAAGCTGGCGTGCACACCGTGGAAGTCACCGCGGATGGCGGCGCCAAGTCGCAAATCCAGGCCAAGAACCTGGTCCTGGCCACCGGTTCCTTCGCGCGCTTGCTGCCCGGGCTTCAGGCGGACGACCGCATCCTCACCAACATTGAAGTGCTGAGCCTGCCGGCCGTCCCCAAGTCCATGATCATCATCGGCTCCGGCGCAGTGGGCGTGGAGTTTGCTTCCGTCTACCGTTCATTTGGCGCGGAAGTCACGGTCATCGAAATGCTGCCCCGGCTGGTCCCCGTGGAAGATGAAGACGTGAGCAAAGAGCTGCTGCGCAGCTTCAAGAAGAAAGGCATCAACTGCTTCGTCAATACCAAGGTGGAGAAGGTCGAAAAGACCAAAGACGGCGTTTCCGTCAGCTTCACGCCGCAGGGCGAAGCCCCGCAGAAACTCGAAGCCGAAAAAGTTCTCATCGCCGTAGGCCGCGGGCCAAACACGGAGAAGATCGGGCTGGAGAAGCTGCCCAACATCAAGACCGAGCGCGGTTACGTCCACGTAAACGAGTGGATGGAGACCGGCGAAAAAAGCATCTACGCCATCGGCGACATCGTGGCCGGGTTCCCGCAACTGGCGCATTCCGGCATGATGTCCGGGATTGTGGCCGTCACACGCATCGCCGGCAAGCCCGCCAAGCCGATGAACAAACTTCGCATCCCCGGCGCCACGTATTGTGAGCCACAGATCGGCAGCGTGGGCCTGACGGAAGCCAAAGCCAAGGAACTTGGCTTGCAAATCAAGGTCGGCAAGTTTCCGTTTACCGCCAACTCCAAGGCCACCATCCTGGACCAGCATGAAGGCTTCATCAAGGTGATCGCCGACGCCAAGTATGGCGAGATTCTGGGCGTGCACATCATCGGCCCGCTGGCGACCGAGCTGATCGCCGAAGCCGTGGCCGTGATGGAACTGGAAGGCACCGTGGATGACCTGATGTTTACCGTCCACGCGCATCCCACCGTTTCCGAAGGCATGCTGGACGCCTTCAGCGCGGTGGAAGGCAAAGCCATCAACGCTTAG
- a CDS encoding GlsB/YeaQ/YmgE family stress response membrane protein, with protein MTNLIWWILVGLIAGWAAGKIMKGSGYGVIGDIVIGIIGAVVGGWLMSMLGFAGRGGLIYTILVGILGAVLLIWIVRKLKR; from the coding sequence ATGACGAATCTCATTTGGTGGATTCTGGTGGGTTTGATTGCCGGTTGGGCTGCAGGCAAGATCATGAAAGGCTCAGGCTATGGCGTCATTGGTGACATTGTCATAGGTATCATTGGCGCCGTGGTTGGCGGCTGGCTCATGAGCATGTTGGGGTTCGCCGGAAGAGGCGGTCTCATCTACACCATCCTGGTAGGCATTCTGGGCGCGGTGCTCCTGATATGGATCGTCAGGAAGCTCAAAAGATGA
- a CDS encoding GNAT family N-acetyltransferase has product MNVAKFQFHPLTPDRWLDLEALFGAKGACGGCWCMTWRLSRAQFDAQKGAGNKRAFKKLVTQGRAPGVIAYAGKMPVGWCAVAPREDYPALERSRVLAPVDDKAVWSVSCFFIARDFRSQGVSVPLLQAAVKFAKSHGAKIVEGYPQDLGKATLPAPFVWTGLLPTFTAAGFKEVARRSAKRPIMRA; this is encoded by the coding sequence ATGAATGTGGCCAAGTTTCAGTTCCATCCGCTCACCCCGGACCGCTGGCTGGACCTGGAGGCTCTGTTCGGCGCCAAAGGCGCTTGCGGAGGCTGCTGGTGCATGACCTGGCGGCTTTCACGCGCGCAATTTGACGCGCAAAAAGGCGCAGGCAACAAGCGCGCGTTCAAGAAGCTGGTGACGCAGGGCCGCGCGCCCGGCGTGATCGCATACGCCGGCAAGATGCCTGTCGGCTGGTGCGCGGTGGCGCCGCGCGAGGATTATCCAGCGCTGGAGCGTTCGCGCGTCCTCGCTCCCGTGGACGACAAAGCAGTGTGGTCCGTCTCCTGCTTTTTCATCGCGCGCGACTTTCGCAGCCAAGGCGTGAGCGTGCCGCTGCTGCAGGCCGCGGTGAAGTTCGCCAAAAGTCACGGTGCAAAGATTGTGGAAGGCTATCCGCAGGATTTAGGCAAAGCCACGCTTCCCGCGCCATTCGTCTGGACTGGATTGCTGCCGACTTTTACCGCTGCGGGCTTCAAGGAAGTGGCTAGACGGTCGGCCAAGCGGCCGATCATGCGTGCTTGA
- the hemB gene encoding porphobilinogen synthase — MAFPVTRLRRMRQSEPLRSLVRETHLEPGNFIYPLFVCPGERVRKEISSMPGVCNLSVDEAVKEAREAKSLGLGGIILFGLPEKKDEVATGAWADDGIVQRATRAIKSEVRDLVVIGDVCLCEYMSHGHCGIMRHKKAGGNMPGRVVVASRKDLSSAMTKVAEAAVAAEYEIENDATLDILAKTAVSQAEAGMDIIAPSDMMDGRVAAIRKGLDDAGFANTPILSYAAKFASGFYGPFREAADSAPQFGDRRSYQMDGANVREAMREIALDIKEGADMIMVKPAMPYLDVIHEARRRFDVPVAAYQVSGEYSMLQAAFAKGWLDRDRVMMESLQAIKRAGASLILTYFAKDAAKLLS; from the coding sequence ATGGCCTTTCCTGTCACCCGCCTTCGCCGCATGCGCCAGTCCGAGCCCCTGCGCTCGCTGGTGCGTGAAACCCACCTGGAACCCGGCAACTTTATTTATCCGCTGTTTGTCTGTCCGGGCGAGCGCGTGCGCAAAGAGATCAGCTCCATGCCCGGCGTCTGCAACCTCTCGGTGGACGAAGCGGTGAAAGAAGCGCGCGAAGCCAAGTCGCTGGGGCTGGGCGGCATCATTTTGTTCGGCCTGCCGGAGAAGAAAGATGAAGTCGCCACCGGCGCCTGGGCCGACGACGGCATCGTCCAGCGGGCCACGCGGGCCATCAAGAGCGAAGTGCGCGACCTGGTGGTGATCGGCGACGTTTGCTTGTGCGAGTACATGTCGCACGGGCACTGCGGGATCATGCGCCATAAGAAGGCGGGCGGGAACATGCCGGGACGCGTGGTAGTGGCGTCAAGGAAAGATCTGTCCAGCGCCATGACCAAAGTCGCCGAAGCCGCCGTGGCCGCCGAATACGAAATTGAGAACGACGCCACGCTCGATATCCTGGCCAAGACCGCCGTGTCACAGGCCGAAGCGGGCATGGACATCATCGCGCCTTCAGACATGATGGACGGCCGGGTGGCCGCCATCCGCAAAGGACTCGACGACGCGGGCTTCGCGAACACACCCATCCTTTCTTATGCGGCGAAATTTGCTTCGGGCTTTTACGGACCTTTTCGCGAAGCCGCCGACTCCGCGCCGCAGTTCGGCGACCGCCGGTCTTACCAGATGGATGGCGCCAATGTGCGCGAAGCCATGCGCGAGATCGCGTTGGACATCAAGGAAGGCGCGGACATGATTATGGTGAAACCGGCCATGCCTTACCTGGACGTGATCCATGAAGCGCGTCGCCGATTTGATGTGCCTGTGGCCGCGTATCAGGTGTCGGGCGAGTATTCCATGCTGCAAGCAGCGTTCGCCAAAGGCTGGCTGGACAGAGACCGCGTGATGATGGAGTCATTGCAGGCCATCAAGCGCGCGGGAGCGAGTTTGATTTTGACTTATTTCGCCAAGGACGCAGCGAAGCTTTTAAGCTAG